The following are encoded in a window of bacterium SCSIO 12643 genomic DNA:
- a CDS encoding sigma-70 family RNA polymerase sigma factor — translation MVCEKISDQELVKKYLKGHELALQILIERHQEKVLGYIISKVKDRQLAEDLFQDVFIKVINTLRKGKYNEEGKFLPWVMRISHNLTIDYFRNAKKMKTTAGNKDFDIFDIIPDDEVNAEDKMAYANSLSKVKELIHHLPADQLQVLKMRMYYEMSFKEIADETNVSINTALGRMRYALMNLRKLVDENNISLHV, via the coding sequence ATGGTATGTGAAAAAATCTCCGATCAGGAATTAGTTAAGAAGTATTTAAAGGGTCATGAATTAGCCCTGCAAATCTTAATTGAACGTCACCAGGAAAAAGTATTAGGATATATCATATCCAAAGTAAAGGATAGACAATTAGCCGAAGATTTATTTCAGGATGTTTTTATCAAAGTCATTAATACTTTAAGAAAAGGAAAGTATAATGAAGAAGGTAAGTTCTTACCATGGGTGATGCGAATTTCACATAATTTGACGATCGATTATTTCCGGAATGCGAAGAAGATGAAAACGACTGCAGGAAATAAAGATTTTGACATATTTGATATCATTCCGGATGATGAGGTGAATGCTGAAGATAAGATGGCATATGCGAATTCATTGAGTAAAGTAAAAGAGTTGATTCACCATTTACCGGCTGATCAATTGCAAGTACTCAAAATGCGGATGTACTACGAAATGAGTTTTAAGGAGATTGCAGACGAAACGAATGTTAGTATTAATACAGCATTGGGTAGAATGCGTTATGCCTTGATGAACTTAAGAAAGTTGGTAGACGAAAACAATATAAGTTTACACGTTTAA
- a CDS encoding inorganic diphosphatase codes for MMNPWHDISAGKDAPEMVTGIIEIPKNSRAKYELDKDSGMLILDRVLYSAVYYPANYGFIPKTYCDDGDPLDILVLSQIEIVPMCLVNAKVIGVMRMLDHGEADDKIIAVAANDMSVNHFNDISDLPRHFKRELRAFFEDYKKLEEKEVKIEHFLGKEDAMKIIEKSFEDYDELMSKK; via the coding sequence ATGATGAATCCTTGGCATGATATAAGTGCAGGAAAAGATGCTCCGGAAATGGTAACCGGAATTATAGAAATTCCTAAAAATTCAAGAGCGAAATACGAGTTAGATAAAGATTCAGGGATGTTGATTTTGGATCGTGTATTGTATTCAGCGGTATACTATCCAGCGAATTATGGTTTTATTCCTAAAACCTATTGTGATGATGGAGACCCGTTGGATATTTTGGTTTTATCTCAAATTGAAATCGTACCAATGTGTTTAGTAAACGCTAAGGTAATTGGTGTGATGAGAATGTTGGATCACGGTGAAGCAGATGATAAAATTATTGCAGTTGCAGCAAATGATATGAGTGTGAATCACTTTAACGATATATCAGATTTACCTAGACACTTTAAACGTGAATTACGTGCGTTTTTTGAAGATTACAAAAAACTAGAAGAAAAAGAGGTAAAGATTGAGCACTTCTTAGGAAAAGAAGATGCAATGAAAATTATCGAAAAAAGTTTCGAAGACTATGACGAATTAATGTCTAAAAAATAA
- a CDS encoding DEAD/DEAH box helicase has translation MSTFQELGLRDEIIEAITELGYQAPTPIQKEAIPQVLTSKTDLIALAQTGTGKTAAFGLPIINQIDVTSTQTQSIILCPTRELCLQISKDLESYSKKIKGLKITAVYGGTSIDPQMRALTKGTQVVVGTPGRVIDLIMRKKLKLQNVQWLVLDEADEMLSMGFKEDLDTILAETPQDKQTLLFSATMPSGIQKITKAYMDHPNTIEVAKRNTGNTDVEHEYYMVSARDRYLALKRLADINPDIYGIVFCRTRRETKEVADKLMQDGYNADSLHGDLSQAQRDYVMNRFRNGMLQILVATDVAARGLDVNELTHVINYNLPDDPEVYVHRSGRTGRAGNKGKSITIIHTREMRRVRELEKMIGFKFAQQKVPTGEAICEIQLMKLIDNVKEIEVNQEQINPFMPAVMEKLGHMEKEDIIKHFVSAEFNRFLDYYKDARDLNDIKSSKSDRDEGRKSRRDRRDRKERGDRLGKQRRSRGSGEFARFFINAGKSNRLNPQRLMGMINEHAPLDGVEIGQIDIQNNFAFFEVDKALADEVVPAFRNKDLDGFKLSVEPSVSMKNSSGEGKRDKKSKGRRSSDFSNRGDRDRSSRRGSDRERSRAKSKKDYRKKSSDFNNSDSKADRKKNRKW, from the coding sequence ATGTCAACATTTCAAGAATTAGGCCTTCGTGATGAAATCATAGAAGCCATTACCGAGTTAGGCTATCAGGCGCCTACTCCGATTCAAAAAGAAGCTATTCCTCAAGTTCTTACTTCCAAAACGGATTTAATTGCATTGGCGCAAACAGGAACCGGGAAAACAGCTGCTTTTGGTCTTCCAATTATTAATCAGATTGATGTAACCTCAACGCAAACACAATCTATTATTTTATGTCCAACGCGCGAACTATGTCTTCAAATTTCAAAAGATTTAGAGAGCTACAGTAAAAAAATTAAAGGGTTAAAGATAACCGCAGTTTATGGAGGGACCAGTATCGATCCCCAAATGAGAGCACTTACAAAGGGAACACAAGTTGTTGTTGGTACACCAGGTCGTGTGATTGACTTAATCATGCGTAAGAAACTTAAGCTTCAAAATGTACAATGGTTGGTTTTAGATGAAGCTGATGAAATGTTGTCAATGGGATTCAAAGAGGATTTGGATACCATCTTAGCTGAAACACCTCAGGACAAACAAACTTTATTATTCTCGGCTACTATGCCTTCTGGGATTCAAAAGATTACCAAGGCCTATATGGATCATCCAAATACCATTGAAGTAGCTAAAAGGAATACAGGTAATACCGATGTGGAACATGAATATTACATGGTTTCTGCAAGAGATAGATATTTAGCATTAAAAAGATTGGCTGATATTAATCCGGATATTTATGGAATCGTTTTTTGTCGTACCAGACGCGAGACCAAGGAAGTTGCGGATAAATTGATGCAAGACGGATATAACGCGGATTCGCTACACGGTGACTTATCGCAAGCACAACGTGATTATGTGATGAATCGTTTCAGAAATGGTATGCTTCAAATATTGGTAGCTACAGATGTTGCGGCTCGTGGTTTGGATGTTAATGAACTTACACATGTTATTAACTACAACCTTCCAGACGATCCTGAAGTATACGTTCACCGAAGTGGACGTACTGGTAGAGCTGGAAACAAAGGGAAATCCATTACCATTATCCACACACGCGAAATGAGACGTGTGAGAGAACTGGAAAAAATGATTGGGTTTAAATTTGCGCAACAAAAGGTTCCTACCGGAGAGGCAATTTGCGAGATCCAATTGATGAAGTTAATTGATAACGTCAAGGAAATTGAGGTAAATCAGGAACAAATCAATCCATTTATGCCTGCAGTTATGGAGAAGTTGGGACATATGGAAAAAGAAGATATCATCAAACATTTCGTTTCTGCTGAATTTAATCGCTTTTTAGATTACTATAAAGATGCCCGTGATTTGAATGATATTAAAAGTTCAAAATCAGATCGAGATGAAGGACGAAAAAGCAGACGTGATCGTAGGGATCGTAAAGAACGTGGAGATCGTTTGGGTAAGCAAAGACGCAGCAGAGGTAGCGGTGAGTTTGCAAGGTTTTTCATTAATGCCGGAAAATCGAATCGTCTAAATCCGCAAAGGTTGATGGGGATGATCAACGAACATGCACCTTTAGATGGAGTAGAAATTGGTCAGATTGATATCCAGAACAACTTTGCCTTTTTTGAAGTAGATAAAGCTTTAGCGGATGAAGTTGTGCCAGCATTTAGAAACAAAGACCTGGACGGATTTAAACTTTCTGTTGAGCCTAGCGTGAGTATGAAAAACAGCTCAGGAGAGGGAAAACGTGATAAAAAATCAAAAGGAAGAAGGTCTTCTGACTTCTCTAATCGTGGGGATCGAGATCGATCATCAAGAAGAGGTTCTGATCGTGAACGTTCAAGAGCTAAGAGCAAAAAAGACTACAGAAAAAAATCCAGTGATTTTAATAATTCGGATAGCAAAGCAGACCGAAAAAAGAATCGCAAATGGTAA
- a CDS encoding DUF2807 domain-containing protein: MKRIYFFILLSFVSLGFSSCKKKQCIDGDQYPRGVMRTLPPFTAVNVHFSGIVELVKDTAKETPFVELIVEENLQTHLATEVINDTLDISLGFCFSNHSEIIVRVHYDTLNTLTVSGPGDIISKGKMVQDDLTLNIRSSGDIDLTTDIKNLTTNINGTGEVRINGQIEYHNIIHQNSGNINTYQAMTDSVVANITGSGNAYLRIQRHLTLDLSGKGDLYYKGFPYINSNITGSGKLINDN; this comes from the coding sequence ATGAAAAGGATTTATTTCTTCATACTATTATCGTTTGTTAGCTTAGGATTCTCATCATGCAAAAAAAAACAATGTATTGATGGAGATCAATACCCTCGTGGTGTGATGCGTACACTTCCTCCATTTACAGCAGTGAACGTTCACTTTTCCGGTATTGTAGAACTGGTAAAAGATACCGCTAAAGAGACTCCTTTTGTAGAACTAATTGTGGAAGAAAACCTGCAAACACATTTGGCCACAGAAGTTATCAATGACACATTGGATATTTCACTTGGTTTTTGCTTTAGCAATCACTCCGAAATCATTGTTCGCGTACATTATGATACATTAAACACTTTAACCGTAAGTGGTCCGGGAGACATTATTTCTAAAGGAAAAATGGTTCAGGATGATTTAACACTTAATATTCGATCGAGCGGTGATATAGATCTTACTACCGATATCAAAAATCTAACTACCAATATTAACGGAACTGGTGAAGTACGAATTAATGGACAAATTGAGTACCATAACATCATACATCAAAATTCTGGGAACATCAATACCTATCAGGCAATGACAGACAGTGTGGTTGCAAATATAACCGGAAGTGGAAATGCCTACTTAAGAATTCAGAGACATTTAACGTTGGATTTAAGTGGAAAGGGTGACCTGTATTATAAAGGCTTCCCCTACATCAATTCCAACATAACTGGTTCGGGGAAGCTTATCAATGATAATTAG
- a CDS encoding histidine--tRNA ligase, producing the protein MAKAAIPKGTRDFGPAQMLGRNFIFNTLKGVFQTYGFQPIETPAMERLETLTGKYGEEGDRLIFKILARGEKLNKGINALTSNSETPLSVLSEDALRYDLTVPFARFVVQHRNDLVFPFKRYQIQPVWRADRPQKGRYREFYQCDVDMIGSTSLLNEVELIQLVNSGFAKLGLADVTIRVNNRKILAGLAEVANQAGNFGTITVAIDKLDKIGIEGVEKELVEKGIPTAAIAKIKSVLELQGVADLAQMRAILEGSEIGQKGLDELDFMLKAAKDLGVDNAVPDFTLARGLDYYTGAIFEVTHNEFNSSICGGGRYDDLTGVFGLKDMSGVGISFGADRIYDLMLAKGLFPKHTQDSTQLLFVNFGDQEAAYVMKLLKEIRSQNINAELYPDKSKMKKQMKYANDKGIPFVAMVGENEMNSGMIQLKNMETGDQVSLSLEELVKEIKK; encoded by the coding sequence ATGGCTAAAGCAGCAATACCTAAGGGAACACGTGATTTTGGTCCAGCGCAAATGTTGGGGCGAAATTTCATTTTCAATACTTTAAAAGGTGTATTTCAAACTTATGGATTTCAACCCATTGAAACTCCTGCAATGGAGCGTTTGGAGACCTTAACCGGAAAGTATGGAGAAGAGGGAGATCGTTTGATTTTTAAGATCCTGGCACGTGGAGAAAAGCTAAATAAGGGAATTAATGCATTAACCTCGAATTCAGAAACTCCACTATCAGTTTTAAGCGAGGATGCATTGCGTTATGATTTAACAGTTCCATTTGCTCGTTTTGTTGTGCAGCATCGTAACGATTTGGTGTTTCCATTTAAGCGCTATCAAATTCAACCGGTTTGGCGTGCCGATCGTCCACAAAAAGGAAGGTATAGAGAGTTTTATCAATGTGATGTAGATATGATTGGCAGTACTTCGTTGTTGAACGAGGTGGAGCTAATTCAATTGGTAAATTCTGGATTTGCGAAACTGGGATTAGCTGATGTCACCATTCGAGTGAACAATAGAAAGATTTTAGCCGGTCTGGCTGAAGTTGCGAATCAAGCTGGAAATTTTGGAACCATCACTGTAGCCATCGATAAGTTAGATAAAATTGGAATTGAAGGTGTTGAAAAGGAATTGGTAGAAAAAGGAATTCCAACAGCAGCGATTGCTAAAATAAAGTCAGTTCTGGAATTGCAAGGTGTAGCTGATTTGGCACAAATGAGAGCTATTTTAGAAGGCTCCGAAATTGGTCAGAAAGGCTTGGATGAACTGGATTTTATGCTGAAAGCTGCAAAAGATTTAGGTGTAGATAATGCGGTTCCGGATTTTACATTAGCCAGAGGATTAGATTACTATACCGGAGCGATATTCGAGGTCACCCATAATGAATTTAATTCCAGTATTTGCGGAGGAGGGCGTTACGATGACCTTACTGGTGTTTTCGGATTAAAAGACATGTCGGGAGTTGGAATTTCCTTTGGAGCAGATCGTATTTATGATTTAATGTTAGCCAAAGGTTTATTCCCAAAACATACGCAAGATTCTACGCAATTGTTGTTTGTCAATTTTGGAGATCAGGAAGCTGCATATGTAATGAAGTTGTTAAAGGAAATCAGATCTCAAAACATCAATGCAGAATTGTACCCTGATAAATCGAAGATGAAAAAACAAATGAAATACGCCAATGATAAGGGGATTCCATTTGTGGCAATGGTCGGGGAGAATGAAATGAATTCAGGAATGATTCAATTAAAGAATATGGAAACGGGTGATCAGGTGTCATTGAGTTTAGAGGAGTTAGTAAAAGAGATTAAGAAATAA
- the hutH gene encoding histidine ammonia-lyase, with the protein MEYHHISSNEISVADVIAIVKSGKKLKLSDDAAQKIEKCRNFLNEYLEKSDAPVYGINTGFGSLCDTTVSKDELSQLQSNLVMSHACGTGSEVPQEVVKIMLLLKIQGLSYGHSGVQLNTVNRLIDFYNNDALPVIYTQGSLGASGDLAPLAHLSLPLLGLGEFNYKGKRVEAQTVMDTYGWEVIKLKSKEGLALLNGTQFMSAYGVYSLYWAKELWNKANKIMAVSMEGFDGRIEPFSDLPHLVRKQPGQLKVARIIRELTDGSELISRTKKHVQDPYSFRCVPQVHGATNDVLEYVEKVVTNEINSVTDNPTIFPDENQIISAGNFHGQPLALAYDQLAIAMAEMGSISERRVYKLISGTRELPAFLVANPGLNSGFMIPQYTAASIVSRNKSLCTPSSVDTIDSSNGQEDHVSMGANAAVKMYDVVQNTERVLGIELFAGTQALEFRRPAKSSDTIEKLVADFRENVAFVDDDKVMYSEIEKAIQFVKMME; encoded by the coding sequence ATGGAATATCATCATATATCAAGTAACGAGATTTCAGTAGCAGATGTAATCGCGATTGTAAAGAGTGGAAAGAAGTTAAAATTGTCAGATGATGCTGCACAAAAGATCGAAAAGTGTAGAAACTTTCTGAATGAGTATTTAGAAAAATCTGATGCTCCGGTTTACGGAATTAATACTGGATTTGGCTCTTTATGTGATACTACGGTTTCGAAAGATGAATTGTCTCAGTTACAATCTAATTTGGTGATGTCACACGCTTGTGGAACTGGAAGCGAAGTCCCTCAGGAAGTGGTGAAAATCATGTTGTTGCTTAAAATTCAGGGATTGTCTTATGGCCATTCCGGAGTTCAATTGAATACGGTAAATCGTTTAATTGATTTCTATAACAATGATGCTTTACCTGTAATTTATACACAGGGTTCTTTAGGTGCTTCAGGTGATTTAGCACCATTGGCACATTTATCCTTGCCTTTGTTAGGATTGGGAGAGTTCAACTATAAAGGGAAGAGAGTAGAGGCTCAAACGGTAATGGATACTTATGGCTGGGAAGTCATTAAACTAAAATCCAAAGAAGGTTTAGCCTTATTGAATGGTACTCAGTTTATGAGTGCCTATGGTGTGTATTCGTTATATTGGGCTAAAGAACTGTGGAACAAAGCTAACAAGATTATGGCTGTTTCTATGGAAGGGTTTGATGGAAGAATAGAACCGTTTAGTGATTTGCCACATTTGGTAAGAAAACAACCGGGACAGTTAAAGGTTGCTAGAATAATCCGTGAGTTGACGGATGGAAGTGAATTGATTTCCAGAACTAAAAAGCATGTTCAGGATCCTTATTCGTTTAGATGTGTGCCACAAGTGCATGGAGCAACTAATGATGTGTTAGAATACGTGGAAAAAGTAGTAACGAATGAGATAAACTCTGTTACGGATAACCCAACGATATTTCCGGATGAAAATCAAATTATTTCGGCAGGAAATTTCCATGGACAACCATTGGCGCTGGCATACGATCAATTGGCTATTGCAATGGCAGAAATGGGTAGTATCTCAGAACGAAGAGTATATAAATTGATTTCAGGTACCAGAGAATTGCCTGCATTTTTAGTGGCTAACCCAGGGTTGAATTCTGGTTTTATGATTCCACAATACACAGCAGCATCTATAGTAAGTCGTAATAAATCTTTATGTACACCATCATCGGTAGATACAATTGATTCATCTAATGGGCAAGAGGATCACGTAAGTATGGGAGCTAATGCAGCGGTAAAAATGTATGATGTGGTTCAAAATACGGAGCGTGTATTAGGAATAGAACTATTTGCCGGAACTCAGGCTTTAGAGTTTAGAAGACCTGCAAAATCAAGTGATACGATAGAAAAACTTGTGGCTGATTTCAGAGAAAACGTTGCATTTGTGGATGATGATAAAGTCATGTATTCTGAAATTGAAAAAGCAATTCAATTCGTAAAGATGATGGAATAG
- the uvrA gene encoding excinuclease ABC subunit UvrA: MAKKKISNLRNSHISIKGARMHNLKNIDVRIPRNKFVVVTGLSGSGKSSLAFDTLYAEGQRRYVESLSSYARQFLGKIDKPEVDDIEGISPAIAIQQKVNTRNPRSTVGTTTEIYDYLKLLFARIGRTYSPISGNEVKRHNVSDVVDYILNLPTKTRLMITAPLIVKNRKIEEQLTVLKQQGFDRLVDQYQIHDITEWLKSPHDQTDQLSILVDRISVNPDDEDLRNRLADSVQTSFYEGHGSCDLMIKNGDDWDTVNFNHAFELDGMTFETPSVNFFSFNNPVGACKTCEGFGSVIGIDPDLVIPNKSLSVYDEAIVCWRGEKMSAWKNQLVMASPKFNFPIHRPIGELTKKEYDLLWNGNKYFDGIHAFFKEVEAQSYKIQYRVMLSRYRGKTTCPDCKGTRLRKDASYVKVLDKNIQELMLTPVKHLLPWTQNLASQLSEHDRVISKRILTEINNRLSYLSDVGLDYLDLNRLSNTLSGGESQRINLSTMLGSSLVGSMYILDEPSIGLHPRDTQRLIKVLKSLRDVGNTVIVVEHDEEIMQESDEIIDLGPEAGTHGGQLVFQGTLDDMNEKTESLTAQYLKGHMNIPMPTSRRKWKYHIDITSIHQNNLKNIDIQIPLEVMTVITGVSGSGKSSLVRDVFYPSLNKLLSGHEYVSGNFGSFGGDIQKIESVEFVDQNPIGKSSRSNPVTYVKAFDDIRALFSSQKLAKVRGYKPSYFSFNVEGGRCENCKGDGNIVVEMQFMADVHLVCSECNGHRYTGEVLEVKYKDHNISDILRMTIDDAMTFFEQDKTGPAKKIVSKIKPLQEVGLGYVQLGQSSNTLSGGEAQRIKLASFLTKGKNAKKTLFIFDEPTTGLHFHDIHKLLKAFNALLDNGHSLVIVEHNTDIIKSADWIIDLGPEGGEEGGQLVFSGVPEDLIHCTESYTAKFITDKF, encoded by the coding sequence ATGGCCAAGAAAAAGATCTCCAATCTACGTAATAGTCACATCTCTATTAAAGGTGCACGAATGCATAATCTTAAAAATATTGATGTACGTATTCCTAGAAATAAATTTGTGGTGGTTACGGGTTTATCCGGTTCAGGAAAATCTTCTCTTGCATTTGATACGCTGTATGCAGAAGGGCAACGTAGATATGTAGAAAGTCTGTCTTCTTATGCCAGACAATTTCTTGGAAAAATCGATAAACCTGAAGTGGATGACATTGAAGGAATTTCTCCGGCCATTGCAATTCAACAAAAGGTAAATACCAGAAATCCAAGATCTACTGTTGGGACAACTACTGAGATTTATGACTATTTAAAATTGCTTTTTGCAAGGATCGGAAGAACCTACTCCCCTATTTCCGGGAACGAGGTTAAAAGACACAACGTTAGTGATGTGGTTGACTACATCTTAAACTTACCAACGAAAACCAGATTGATGATTACGGCTCCTTTAATTGTAAAGAACCGTAAAATAGAGGAGCAACTGACTGTATTAAAACAACAGGGTTTTGATCGATTGGTGGACCAGTATCAAATCCATGACATTACGGAGTGGTTAAAATCACCACATGATCAAACGGATCAACTTTCGATACTGGTAGATCGTATTAGCGTAAATCCGGATGACGAAGATTTAAGAAATCGTTTGGCGGATTCTGTACAAACATCATTTTACGAAGGTCACGGTTCATGTGATCTAATGATTAAAAATGGTGATGATTGGGATACTGTGAATTTCAATCATGCATTTGAATTAGACGGAATGACATTCGAAACTCCATCGGTAAATTTCTTCTCTTTCAACAATCCTGTTGGTGCATGTAAAACATGCGAGGGCTTTGGTAGTGTTATTGGAATTGACCCTGATTTAGTGATTCCAAATAAAAGTTTATCCGTTTATGATGAAGCCATAGTGTGTTGGCGTGGGGAAAAGATGAGTGCCTGGAAAAACCAACTGGTGATGGCTTCACCTAAATTCAACTTTCCGATTCATCGTCCAATTGGTGAACTCACAAAGAAAGAATACGATTTACTCTGGAATGGAAATAAATACTTTGATGGAATTCATGCGTTCTTCAAAGAAGTAGAAGCTCAGAGTTATAAAATCCAATATCGTGTAATGCTTTCCAGATATAGAGGTAAAACCACTTGTCCGGATTGTAAAGGCACCCGATTAAGAAAAGATGCTTCGTACGTAAAAGTATTAGATAAAAATATCCAGGAATTGATGCTTACTCCGGTGAAGCACCTTCTCCCATGGACTCAAAATTTAGCTTCGCAGCTATCTGAACATGACCGTGTGATTTCCAAAAGGATCTTAACTGAAATCAATAATCGTTTAAGTTATTTAAGCGATGTAGGACTGGATTATTTGGATTTAAATCGACTATCAAATACGTTATCCGGTGGGGAGTCTCAAAGAATTAACCTCTCCACAATGTTAGGAAGTAGTTTAGTTGGTTCTATGTATATACTGGATGAACCAAGTATTGGATTACATCCAAGAGATACGCAACGACTGATCAAGGTTCTTAAATCTTTAAGAGATGTAGGTAATACGGTAATTGTCGTAGAGCATGATGAAGAGATCATGCAGGAATCTGATGAGATTATCGATTTAGGTCCTGAAGCCGGAACTCATGGAGGACAATTGGTTTTTCAAGGCACGCTTGATGATATGAATGAAAAGACAGAAAGTCTGACCGCTCAGTATCTCAAAGGACATATGAATATTCCGATGCCAACTTCCAGAAGAAAATGGAAATATCATATTGACATTACTTCCATTCACCAAAACAATCTGAAAAACATTGATATTCAGATTCCATTGGAAGTTATGACCGTAATTACCGGAGTTTCCGGATCAGGTAAATCATCTTTAGTAAGAGATGTCTTTTACCCTTCTTTAAATAAACTGTTATCAGGTCACGAATATGTTTCCGGGAATTTCGGATCTTTTGGAGGTGATATTCAAAAAATAGAATCTGTTGAGTTTGTGGATCAAAATCCAATTGGCAAATCTTCTCGCTCTAATCCAGTTACCTATGTTAAGGCATTTGATGATATCCGCGCTTTATTTTCCAGTCAAAAACTGGCAAAAGTTAGAGGTTATAAACCCTCATACTTTTCATTCAATGTAGAAGGTGGTAGATGTGAAAACTGTAAAGGAGATGGGAATATTGTCGTTGAAATGCAATTTATGGCAGATGTCCATTTGGTTTGTAGCGAATGTAATGGACATCGTTATACCGGAGAAGTTTTAGAAGTCAAATACAAGGATCACAATATTTCGGATATTCTTAGAATGACGATTGATGATGCCATGACTTTCTTTGAACAAGATAAAACCGGACCTGCAAAGAAAATCGTTTCTAAAATAAAACCGTTACAAGAAGTTGGTTTAGGTTATGTTCAACTCGGACAATCGTCCAATACATTAAGTGGCGGTGAAGCACAAAGAATAAAGTTAGCCTCCTTTTTAACTAAAGGCAAAAATGCTAAAAAGACACTTTTCATATTCGATGAACCTACCACCGGTCTGCATTTTCATGATATTCACAAACTTTTGAAAGCTTTTAATGCCTTACTGGATAATGGACATTCACTGGTAATTGTAGAACATAATACGGATATCATTAAATCTGCAGATTGGATTATTGATCTGGGACCTGAAGGTGGCGAAGAAGGTGGACAATTGGTATTTAGCGGTGTTCCTGAAGATTTGATCCATTGTACCGAAAGTTATACCGCTAAATTTATCACAGATAAATTCTAG
- a CDS encoding aldehyde dehydrogenase, with the protein MNLRISETFQSQKTFFDSNSTKSIVFRKKQLRKLLHVLQQNEELMNEAIYKDLRKSEFEFLETELGLIYSELKYTIDHLKQWASKKRVPTNLVNFPASSYIIPEPLGTIFIIGAWNYPFLLSIHPLISAIASGNTAIVKPSEIAPHSSKVIADLINSNFESNYIYVQEGGVSESTKLLQLQFDKIFFTGSTAVGKIIYEAAAKNLVPVTLELGGKSPCFVFDDAPIDVTAQRIVWGKFINAGQTCVAPDYLVIDQKIKTKLIAAIQKHIQKIYGDSPVSSPLLSKIINENHFQRLSQLLDQDKIIFGGELDSDKHLISPTVMDQIEFDHPIMEEEIFGPILPIIAFDRIEDVISKIKKRPKPLSLYAFTNSNKNKNRLLEELSFGGGIFNETLVHLANHHLPFGGVGASGMGNYHGKFGFDNFSHFKSIIDKPAWFEPSFKYPPFSKWKFNILKKLF; encoded by the coding sequence ATGAATTTACGTATTTCAGAAACCTTCCAATCTCAAAAGACTTTTTTCGACTCCAATTCGACTAAAAGTATTGTATTCAGGAAGAAACAACTTAGAAAACTGCTTCATGTACTTCAGCAAAACGAAGAACTTATGAATGAAGCTATCTATAAAGATTTAAGGAAATCTGAGTTTGAATTTCTTGAAACAGAACTAGGACTGATCTATTCTGAATTAAAATACACTATAGATCATCTCAAACAGTGGGCATCCAAAAAAAGGGTTCCAACCAATCTGGTTAATTTTCCAGCCTCTAGTTATATTATTCCGGAACCGCTAGGAACAATTTTCATCATCGGAGCATGGAATTATCCTTTCCTACTCTCCATACACCCACTCATATCTGCAATTGCTTCAGGAAATACAGCAATTGTTAAACCCAGTGAAATTGCGCCTCATAGTTCAAAAGTGATCGCTGATCTAATTAATTCAAATTTTGAATCCAACTATATATATGTTCAGGAAGGCGGGGTTTCAGAAAGTACGAAATTACTCCAACTTCAATTTGATAAAATCTTCTTTACCGGAAGTACAGCGGTTGGTAAAATTATTTACGAGGCTGCGGCTAAAAACCTGGTGCCTGTTACCTTAGAACTTGGAGGTAAAAGCCCTTGCTTTGTTTTTGACGATGCACCAATTGATGTTACCGCTCAGCGTATCGTATGGGGGAAATTTATCAATGCAGGACAAACTTGTGTAGCTCCGGATTATTTAGTTATAGATCAAAAAATCAAAACAAAACTGATTGCAGCTATTCAAAAACATATCCAAAAGATTTATGGAGATTCACCTGTAAGCTCTCCTCTTCTATCTAAGATCATTAATGAGAATCACTTTCAACGTTTAAGTCAGTTATTGGATCAAGATAAAATCATTTTTGGTGGAGAATTGGACTCAGACAAACACCTCATCTCTCCTACCGTCATGGATCAAATAGAATTTGATCATCCTATTATGGAAGAAGAAATCTTTGGTCCCATACTCCCAATCATCGCTTTTGATCGGATTGAAGATGTCATTTCAAAAATTAAAAAACGTCCTAAACCTCTTTCTTTATATGCCTTTACCAATAGCAATAAAAATAAGAACCGTTTACTTGAAGAACTTTCATTTGGAGGAGGTATTTTTAATGAAACTCTTGTTCATCTAGCCAATCATCATTTACCATTTGGTGGTGTTGGCGCATCCGGCATGGGCAATTACCATGGGAAATTTGGATTTGACAACTTTTCTCATTTCAAATCTATTATTGATAAACCTGCCTGGTTTGAGCCATCATTTAAATACCCTCCATTTTCTAAATGGAAATTCAATATTCTCAAAAAGCTATTCTAA